From a single Cupriavidus taiwanensis LMG 19424 genomic region:
- the hydA gene encoding dihydropyrimidinase codes for MKQFDLIIRNGTVVTASDTMQCDIGIAGGRIVQLGHDLGEAAQVIDAGGKLVLPGGVDAHCHLDQPMPDGLRMADDFRTGSVSAACGGTTTVIPFAAQEKGHSLRAAVDDYHRRAGGKSVVDYAFHLIVADPTEAVLNDELPGLIREGYSSFKIYMTYDDLKLNDREILEVLSVARQEGALVMVHAENSDCIAWLTDKLGAAGNTAPKFHALARPMAIEREATHRAITFSELVDVPILIVHVSGKEAVEQIRWARNRGMKIFAETCPQYLFLTAEDLDQPGYHGAKCVCSPPPRDRSNQQVIWDGLADGLFTIFSSDHAPFRYEDAQGKKPGGQEVPFQYIPNGIPGLETRLPLLFSAGVVGGRISVNQFVALTSTNPAKLYGLHPRKGTIAIGADADLAIWDPQREVTIRNEGLHHAVDYTPYEGLRVTGWPVTTVVRGKVVAHEGEVMAEAGHGEFLPCGLPEMARPRYRTSGGTL; via the coding sequence GTGAAACAGTTCGACCTCATCATCCGCAACGGCACCGTGGTGACCGCCAGCGACACCATGCAATGCGATATCGGCATCGCCGGCGGCCGCATCGTGCAGCTTGGCCATGACCTGGGCGAGGCCGCGCAGGTGATCGACGCCGGCGGCAAGCTGGTGCTGCCGGGTGGCGTCGATGCGCACTGCCACCTGGACCAGCCCATGCCGGACGGCCTCCGCATGGCCGACGACTTCCGCACCGGGTCGGTCTCGGCCGCTTGCGGCGGCACCACGACCGTGATCCCCTTCGCCGCGCAGGAGAAGGGCCATTCGCTGCGCGCGGCGGTAGACGACTACCATCGCCGCGCCGGCGGCAAGTCGGTGGTCGACTATGCCTTCCACCTGATCGTCGCCGACCCGACCGAGGCGGTGCTGAACGACGAGTTGCCGGGCCTGATCCGCGAAGGCTATTCGTCGTTCAAGATCTACATGACCTACGACGACCTCAAGCTGAACGACCGCGAGATCCTCGAGGTGCTGTCGGTGGCGCGCCAGGAAGGCGCGCTGGTGATGGTGCATGCCGAGAACTCGGACTGCATCGCGTGGCTGACCGACAAGCTCGGGGCCGCCGGCAATACCGCGCCGAAGTTCCACGCACTGGCGCGGCCGATGGCGATCGAGCGCGAGGCCACGCACCGCGCCATCACCTTCTCCGAGCTGGTCGACGTGCCGATCCTGATCGTCCATGTCTCCGGCAAGGAGGCGGTCGAGCAGATCCGCTGGGCGCGCAACCGCGGCATGAAGATCTTTGCCGAGACCTGCCCGCAGTATCTGTTCCTGACTGCCGAAGACCTCGACCAGCCCGGCTACCACGGTGCCAAGTGCGTGTGCAGCCCGCCGCCGCGCGACCGCAGCAACCAGCAGGTGATCTGGGACGGCCTGGCCGACGGCCTCTTCACCATCTTCTCGTCCGACCATGCACCGTTCCGCTACGAAGACGCGCAGGGCAAGAAGCCCGGTGGCCAGGAAGTCCCGTTCCAGTACATCCCCAACGGCATCCCCGGACTGGAAACGCGGCTGCCGCTGCTGTTCTCGGCAGGCGTGGTGGGCGGCCGCATCTCGGTCAACCAGTTCGTGGCGCTGACCTCGACCAACCCGGCCAAGCTCTACGGCCTGCATCCGCGCAAGGGCACCATCGCCATCGGCGCCGATGCCGACCTGGCGATCTGGGACCCGCAGCGCGAAGTGACGATCCGCAATGAGGGGCTGCACCATGCCGTCGACTACACCCCCTACGAGGGCCTGCGCGTGACCGGCTGGCCGGTGACCACGGTGGTGCGCGGCAAGGTGGTGGCGCACGAGGGCGAGGTCATGGCCGAGGCCGGGCACGGCGAGTTCCTGCCGTGCGGCCTGCCCGAGATGGCGCGGCCTCGCTACCGCACCTCGGGTGGCACCCTGTGA
- a CDS encoding MFS transporter, which translates to MQAVSIDAADKGASAKKQSVARVAGASLAGTTLEFYDHFIYGSAAALVFPKLFFPQSDPLTATLLSFASYGVAFVARPLGAAIFGHYGDKMGRKSILIITLLMMGLATFGIGLLPTYAAAGALAPLLLVLLRVVQGLALGGEWGGAAIMVNELDPEGKRRGILGSLVQLAAPIGLLLANGIFALVTWQVSEEAFLSWGWRVPFLMSALLVGVGLYIRSNVRESGMFEKLEESHAEARAPIMEVLRNYKKQLLIAFGARLGGDIAFYVFTLFLLYFVPTKLGLPKSIALNAVLLGAVAQILFIPIAGLLADRIGRRPVLMIGGIGGAVWAFVFFAMVKTGSPALIMLASFVGMVLVSFMFSPLASFLPELFATRVRVTGASLGFQFAGVFGGALAPLIAVGLLDRFGNTMPVALYLAAVCALIAVAAFAARETARMHLSDADR; encoded by the coding sequence ATGCAAGCAGTCAGCATCGACGCCGCGGACAAAGGCGCGTCGGCCAAGAAACAGTCAGTCGCGCGCGTCGCCGGGGCCAGCCTGGCCGGCACCACGCTCGAGTTCTACGACCACTTCATCTACGGATCGGCCGCCGCGCTGGTCTTCCCCAAGCTGTTCTTCCCGCAGAGCGATCCGCTGACCGCGACGCTGCTTTCGTTCGCCAGCTACGGCGTGGCATTCGTGGCGCGGCCGCTGGGCGCGGCGATCTTCGGCCACTACGGCGACAAGATGGGCCGCAAGTCGATCCTGATCATCACGCTGCTGATGATGGGCCTGGCCACGTTCGGCATCGGCCTGCTGCCGACCTATGCCGCAGCCGGCGCGCTGGCGCCGCTGCTGCTGGTGCTGCTGCGCGTGGTGCAGGGCCTGGCGCTGGGCGGCGAGTGGGGCGGGGCCGCGATCATGGTCAACGAGCTCGATCCCGAAGGGAAACGGCGCGGCATTCTCGGCAGCCTGGTGCAGCTGGCGGCGCCGATCGGCCTGCTGCTGGCCAACGGCATCTTTGCGCTGGTGACGTGGCAGGTATCGGAAGAAGCGTTCCTGAGCTGGGGCTGGCGCGTGCCGTTCCTGATGTCGGCGCTGCTGGTCGGGGTGGGGCTCTACATCCGCTCCAACGTGCGTGAATCCGGCATGTTCGAGAAGCTGGAGGAATCGCATGCCGAAGCGCGCGCGCCGATCATGGAAGTGCTGCGCAATTACAAGAAGCAGCTGCTGATCGCGTTCGGCGCGCGGCTGGGCGGCGACATCGCCTTCTATGTTTTCACGCTGTTCCTGCTGTACTTCGTGCCGACCAAGCTGGGCCTGCCCAAGAGCATCGCGCTCAATGCCGTGCTGCTGGGCGCGGTGGCGCAGATCCTGTTCATCCCGATCGCCGGCCTGCTGGCGGATCGCATCGGCCGCCGCCCGGTGCTGATGATCGGCGGCATCGGCGGCGCGGTGTGGGCGTTCGTGTTCTTCGCCATGGTCAAGACCGGCAGCCCGGCGCTGATCATGCTGGCCTCGTTCGTGGGCATGGTGCTGGTGTCGTTCATGTTCTCGCCGCTGGCGTCGTTCCTGCCCGAGCTGTTCGCCACCCGGGTGCGCGTGACCGGCGCCTCGCTGGGCTTCCAGTTCGCCGGCGTGTTCGGCGGCGCGCTGGCCCCGCTGATCGCCGTGGGCCTGCTCGACCGCTTCGGCAACACCATGCCGGTGGCGCTCTACCTGGCGGCGGTGTGCGCGCTGATCGCGGTGGCGGCGTTCGCGGCGCGTGAAACCGCGCGCATGCACCTGTCCGACGCCGACCGCTGA
- the purM gene encoding phosphoribosylformylglycinamidine cyclo-ligase: protein MSASPTAGQAGLSYRDAGVDIDAGDALVDRIKPFAKRTMREGVMAGIGGFGALFELSKKYQEPVLVSGTDGVGTKLKLAFQLNRHDTVGQDLVAMSVNDILVQGAEPLFFLDYFACGKLDVDTAATVIQGIARGCELAGCALIGGETAEMPSMYPDGEYDLAGFAVGAVEKKKIIDGSTITPGDVVLGLASSGAHSNGYSLVRKIIEVAKPDLDADFHGQRLQDAIMAPTRIYVKPLLSLIETLPVKGMAHITGGGLTENVPRVLAQDVTAVLHRDAWTLPPLFQWLQAQGRVADDEMHRVFNCGIGMVVIVAKEDAERAIRHLQAAGEAVWQIGEIRERAEGEAQTIVI, encoded by the coding sequence ATGAGCGCATCCCCGACCGCCGGCCAGGCAGGCCTTTCCTACCGCGACGCCGGTGTTGACATCGATGCCGGCGACGCGCTGGTCGACCGCATCAAGCCGTTCGCCAAGCGCACCATGCGCGAGGGCGTGATGGCGGGCATCGGCGGGTTCGGTGCGCTGTTCGAGCTGTCGAAGAAATACCAGGAGCCGGTGCTGGTGTCGGGCACCGACGGCGTCGGCACCAAGCTCAAGCTGGCGTTCCAGCTGAACCGCCACGACACCGTCGGCCAGGACCTGGTCGCCATGAGCGTGAACGACATCCTGGTGCAGGGCGCCGAGCCGCTGTTCTTCCTCGACTACTTCGCCTGCGGCAAGCTGGACGTCGACACCGCCGCCACCGTGATCCAGGGCATCGCCCGCGGCTGCGAACTGGCCGGCTGCGCGCTGATCGGCGGCGAAACCGCTGAAATGCCGAGCATGTACCCGGACGGCGAATACGACCTGGCCGGCTTCGCCGTCGGCGCGGTCGAGAAGAAGAAGATCATCGACGGCAGCACCATCACCCCGGGCGACGTGGTGCTGGGCCTGGCCTCGTCGGGCGCGCATTCCAACGGCTATTCGCTGGTGCGCAAGATCATTGAAGTGGCCAAGCCGGACCTGGACGCCGACTTCCACGGCCAGCGCCTGCAGGACGCGATCATGGCGCCGACCCGCATCTACGTGAAGCCGCTGCTGTCGCTGATCGAAACGCTTCCGGTCAAAGGCATGGCGCACATCACCGGCGGCGGCCTGACCGAAAACGTGCCGCGCGTGCTGGCGCAGGACGTCACGGCGGTGCTGCATCGCGACGCCTGGACGCTGCCGCCGCTGTTCCAGTGGCTGCAGGCGCAAGGCCGCGTGGCCGACGACGAAATGCACCGCGTCTTCAACTGCGGCATCGGCATGGTCGTGATCGTCGCCAAGGAAGACGCCGAACGGGCCATCCGCCACCTGCAGGCCGCCGGCGAAGCCGTGTGGCAGATCGGTGAGATCCGCGAGCGGGCCGAGGGCGAGGCCCAGACCATCGTGATCTGA
- a CDS encoding AI-2E family transporter: protein MNAPLLNQEAKRILLWIVVAVALFAAILALAPVLTPFLFAFIFAYILNPGVDWLQRRRVPRAIGVTLMILLLTVVCVMLVLLLIAVLQREIPQVREQLPILLKKLNSVVSPRLAEFGVRVRFDFPGLRNMMSDRFAASPEDLLVVLLNYVKMSGSALITVAGIVFIVPIVMFYLMMDWHMVMRRIEGVVPRRWVPKVRELTNETDALLSQYLRGQILVMVILAAIYSIGLTIAGFDIGVPVGVFTGLAVFIPYIGFGVGLVMAVLAALLQFGNWYGLAAVAVVYGFGQFIESFYLTPRLVGERIGLHPLVVIFALLAFGQLFGFFGVLLALPTCAVLLVGARQLRRVYLASDLYRK from the coding sequence ATGAATGCCCCGCTGTTGAACCAAGAGGCCAAGCGCATCCTGCTGTGGATCGTCGTGGCCGTGGCGCTGTTCGCCGCCATCCTTGCGCTGGCGCCGGTGCTGACGCCGTTCCTGTTCGCATTCATCTTCGCCTACATCCTCAACCCCGGCGTCGACTGGCTGCAGCGCCGTCGCGTGCCGCGCGCGATCGGGGTGACGCTGATGATCCTGCTGCTGACCGTGGTCTGCGTGATGCTGGTGCTGCTGCTGATCGCGGTGCTCCAGCGCGAGATCCCGCAGGTGCGCGAGCAGCTGCCGATCCTGCTGAAGAAGCTCAATTCGGTGGTGTCGCCGCGGCTGGCCGAGTTCGGCGTGCGCGTGCGCTTCGACTTCCCGGGCCTGCGCAACATGATGTCGGACCGCTTCGCCGCCAGCCCGGAAGACCTGCTGGTGGTGCTGCTGAACTACGTCAAGATGTCGGGTTCGGCGCTGATCACGGTGGCGGGCATCGTCTTTATCGTGCCCATCGTCATGTTCTACCTGATGATGGACTGGCACATGGTGATGCGCCGCATCGAGGGCGTGGTGCCGCGCCGATGGGTGCCCAAGGTGCGCGAGCTGACCAACGAGACCGACGCGCTGCTGTCACAATACCTGCGCGGCCAGATCCTGGTGATGGTGATCCTGGCGGCGATCTATTCGATCGGCCTGACCATAGCCGGCTTCGATATCGGCGTGCCGGTCGGGGTCTTCACCGGGCTGGCGGTGTTTATCCCGTATATTGGCTTCGGCGTCGGGCTGGTGATGGCGGTCCTGGCCGCGCTGCTGCAGTTCGGCAACTGGTACGGACTGGCGGCGGTGGCGGTGGTGTACGGCTTCGGCCAGTTCATCGAGAGCTTCTACCTGACGCCAAGGCTGGTCGGCGAGCGCATCGGCCTGCACCCGCTGGTGGTGATCTTCGCGCTGCTTGCCTTCGGCCAGCTGTTCGGCTTTTTCGGCGTGCTGCTGGCCCTGCCAACCTGCGCCGTGCTGCTGGTGGGGGCGCGCCAGCTGCGGCGGGTTTACCTGGCCAGCGATCTCTATCGAAAATAA
- the hda gene encoding DnaA regulatory inactivator Hda codes for MSPRPKQLSLELGSPPPSTFENFVVASNREAVQRLRELPPALAQEHASDRLIYLWGEVGCGRTHLLHAVCEAGPQHGIRCRYLSPHHPLSDFLFDPWCQLYTVDDVELLDEARQIAVFSLYNEVRAHGRTALVVAGGLAPRAMPVREDLRTRLGWGLVYQVAPLSDDDKKAAVLHAARERGLQLSPEITHWLVTRHYRDMPSLMALLDALDTYSLERKRPVTLPLLREMFAEFRD; via the coding sequence ATGTCTCCGCGTCCCAAGCAACTGTCGCTCGAGCTGGGCAGCCCGCCGCCTTCGACGTTCGAGAATTTCGTGGTGGCGTCCAACCGCGAGGCGGTGCAGCGGCTGCGCGAGCTGCCGCCCGCGCTGGCGCAGGAGCATGCCAGCGACCGCCTGATCTACCTGTGGGGCGAGGTCGGCTGCGGCCGCACCCACCTGCTGCACGCGGTGTGCGAGGCCGGGCCGCAACATGGCATCCGCTGCCGCTACCTGAGCCCGCACCACCCGCTGTCCGATTTCCTGTTCGACCCGTGGTGCCAGCTCTACACCGTCGACGACGTCGAGCTGCTCGACGAAGCGCGCCAGATCGCGGTGTTCTCGCTCTACAACGAGGTCCGCGCCCACGGGCGCACCGCGCTGGTGGTGGCGGGCGGCCTGGCGCCGCGCGCGATGCCGGTGCGCGAGGACCTGCGCACGCGCCTGGGCTGGGGCCTGGTGTACCAGGTGGCGCCGCTGTCGGACGACGACAAGAAGGCCGCCGTGCTCCATGCGGCACGCGAGCGCGGCCTGCAGCTGTCGCCCGAGATCACGCACTGGCTGGTCACGCGCCACTACCGCGACATGCCCAGCCTGATGGCGCTGCTCGACGCCCTCGATACTTACTCGCTCGAACGCAAGCGGCCGGTCACGCTGCCGCTGCTGCGCGAGATGTTCGCCGAATTCCGGGACTAG
- a CDS encoding histidinol-phosphatase, with translation MNLALFDLDHTLIPTDSDHEWGRFLVRLGVVDEVIYRQKNDEFYGHYKAGTLDIQAFLRFALAPLAANPRDRLDAMRVRFMHEVIDPVITPQARALVYKHLEAGDLCAVVTATNSFVTAPIAAAFGIKHLIATEPATVDGKPESQFTGEVFGVPSFREGKITRVEAWLKAQGATWDNFETTTFYSDSANDLPLLEKVSEPIATNPDDRLRHHAAAAGWRIMDLF, from the coding sequence ATGAATCTGGCACTCTTTGACCTCGACCACACCCTGATCCCGACCGACAGCGACCACGAATGGGGCCGCTTCCTGGTCCGCCTGGGCGTCGTCGACGAGGTAATCTACCGGCAGAAGAACGACGAGTTCTACGGCCACTACAAGGCCGGCACGCTGGATATCCAGGCCTTCCTGCGCTTTGCGCTGGCGCCGCTGGCGGCCAATCCGCGCGACCGGCTCGATGCCATGCGGGTGCGCTTCATGCACGAGGTGATCGACCCGGTGATTACGCCGCAGGCGCGCGCGCTGGTCTACAAGCACCTCGAAGCCGGCGACCTGTGCGCCGTGGTCACCGCCACCAACAGCTTCGTCACCGCGCCGATCGCCGCCGCCTTCGGCATCAAGCACCTGATCGCGACCGAGCCGGCCACCGTCGACGGCAAGCCCGAGAGCCAGTTCACCGGCGAGGTCTTCGGCGTGCCCAGCTTCCGCGAAGGCAAGATTACCCGCGTCGAAGCCTGGCTCAAGGCCCAGGGCGCGACCTGGGACAACTTCGAGACCACCACCTTCTACAGCGACTCGGCCAACGACCTGCCCCTGCTGGAAAAGGTCTCCGAGCCGATCGCCACCAACCCGGACGATCGCCTGCGCCACCACGCCGCCGCGGCCGGCTGGCGCATCATGGATCTGTTCTGA
- the pcnB gene encoding polynucleotide adenylyltransferase PcnB: protein MIKKLITRLLGKPGPKQRRTGRAHTPRIVNVDEHRIDPTLLSRNAVKVTSTLQQAGYQAYIVGGAVRDLLLGIKPKDFDVATNATPEQVQSLFRRSRIIGRRFQIVHVTFYGGREQEIIEVSTFRALVDAIASETLPEGRRLKRAELDSKTHAIDASGRVLRDNVWGSQAEDAERRDFTINAMYYDPAAQTVHDYHHGMEDIRARTLRMIGDPATRYREDPVRMLRVVRFAAKTGFDIDEATRHPIAGLAELIHNVPSARLFDEMLKLLMSGHAWASLQELRKAGLHKGLLPLLDVALEQPMGQRFVQLALDNTDRRVQAGKPVSPGFLFAALLWHHVLQRWTQLREEGEHAIAALNSAMDSVLEKQTGQLAIQRRFVTDMRDIWGMQPRFEKRVGRMPFRLLESPRFRAGYDFLVLRCQSGELPEELAAWWNDFQNAEPNEREDLIDAVRSARGAGGHGAQGAEGEGPARKKRRRRGPRKSDKVSSRSDSDAGEAAHAGPGQPEET from the coding sequence GTGATCAAGAAGCTCATTACCCGGCTGCTGGGCAAACCCGGCCCCAAGCAGCGCCGCACCGGCCGTGCCCATACGCCGCGCATCGTCAACGTGGACGAGCACCGGATCGACCCCACGCTGCTGTCGCGCAATGCCGTCAAGGTCACCTCGACGCTGCAGCAGGCCGGCTACCAGGCCTATATCGTCGGCGGCGCCGTGCGCGACCTGCTGCTCGGCATCAAGCCCAAGGACTTCGACGTCGCCACCAACGCCACGCCCGAGCAGGTGCAGTCGCTGTTCCGCCGTTCGCGCATCATCGGCCGGCGCTTCCAGATCGTGCACGTGACCTTCTACGGCGGGCGCGAGCAGGAAATCATCGAGGTCTCGACCTTCCGCGCGCTGGTCGATGCCATCGCCAGCGAGACCCTGCCCGAGGGCCGCCGCCTGAAGCGCGCCGAGCTCGACAGCAAGACCCATGCGATCGACGCCTCGGGCCGCGTGCTGCGCGACAACGTGTGGGGCTCGCAGGCCGAAGACGCGGAACGCCGCGACTTCACCATCAACGCGATGTACTACGACCCGGCCGCGCAGACCGTGCATGACTACCATCACGGCATGGAAGACATCCGCGCGCGCACGCTGCGCATGATCGGCGACCCGGCCACGCGCTATCGCGAAGACCCGGTGCGGATGCTGCGCGTGGTGCGCTTTGCCGCCAAGACCGGCTTCGACATCGACGAGGCCACGCGCCACCCGATCGCCGGCCTGGCCGAGCTGATCCACAACGTGCCCAGCGCGCGGCTGTTCGACGAGATGCTCAAGCTGCTGATGTCCGGCCACGCCTGGGCCTCGCTGCAGGAACTGCGCAAGGCGGGCTTGCACAAGGGCCTGCTGCCGCTGCTGGACGTGGCGCTGGAGCAGCCCATGGGCCAGCGCTTCGTGCAGCTGGCGCTGGACAACACCGACCGCCGCGTGCAGGCCGGCAAGCCGGTGTCGCCGGGCTTCCTGTTCGCCGCGCTGCTGTGGCACCACGTGCTGCAGCGCTGGACCCAGCTGCGCGAGGAAGGCGAGCACGCCATCGCCGCGCTCAACAGCGCCATGGATTCGGTGCTGGAAAAGCAGACCGGCCAGCTGGCGATCCAGCGCCGCTTCGTCACCGACATGCGCGATATCTGGGGCATGCAGCCGCGCTTCGAGAAGCGCGTGGGCCGCATGCCGTTCCGGCTGCTGGAGTCGCCGCGCTTCCGCGCCGGCTACGACTTCCTCGTGCTGCGCTGCCAGTCCGGCGAACTGCCGGAAGAGCTGGCCGCCTGGTGGAACGACTTCCAGAACGCCGAGCCGAATGAGCGCGAAGACCTGATCGATGCGGTGCGCAGCGCGCGCGGCGCCGGTGGCCATGGCGCCCAGGGCGCCGAGGGCGAAGGTCCGGCCCGCAAGAAGCGCCGCCGGCGCGGTCCGCGGAAATCGGATAAAGTTTCTTCCCGGAGCGACTCGGACGCGGGCGAGGCAGCACATGCCGGCCCCGGCCAGCCGGAGGAAACGTAA
- the folK gene encoding 2-amino-4-hydroxy-6-hydroxymethyldihydropteridine diphosphokinase: MTLAFIGIGANLGDARQAIKDAIVCLAQQVGITVLARSSLYRTAPVDAGGDDYYNAVVKVQTSFTASQVLRICHHIEDQFGRERPFRNAPRTLDLDLLLFGDEQHDHEHLTVPHPRLTERAFTLVPLLELDAALAIPGRGRAADYLAGVGAQRIEKVSTCKCLRLQAAAGEPDHGGTPG; this comes from the coding sequence ATGACTCTCGCCTTCATCGGCATCGGCGCAAATCTTGGCGATGCCCGCCAGGCCATCAAGGACGCCATCGTGTGCCTGGCCCAGCAGGTCGGCATCACGGTGCTGGCGCGCTCCTCGCTCTATCGCACCGCGCCGGTCGATGCCGGCGGCGACGACTACTACAACGCGGTGGTCAAGGTGCAGACCTCGTTCACCGCTTCGCAGGTGCTGCGCATCTGCCACCACATCGAAGACCAGTTCGGCCGCGAGCGCCCGTTCCGCAACGCACCGCGCACGCTGGACCTGGACCTGCTGCTGTTCGGCGACGAACAGCATGACCACGAGCACCTGACCGTGCCGCACCCGCGCCTGACCGAGCGCGCCTTCACGCTGGTGCCGCTGCTGGAGCTGGACGCCGCGCTGGCGATCCCCGGGCGCGGCCGCGCCGCCGACTACCTGGCCGGCGTGGGCGCGCAGCGCATCGAGAAGGTCTCCACCTGCAAGTGCCTGCGCCTGCAGGCCGCCGCCGGCGAGCCCGACCATGGCGGCACGCCCGGCTAA
- a CDS encoding deoxynucleoside kinase, with translation MLDHLRRIVVEGPVGSGKTSLAQRLARTLQAQELPDHARRSPFLEPFYRDPARHALALQLWCLTQRAAQLQQWQAGVAAGQRMVTNFLIARDRLHAALTLSEDELALYDAIAARLALPPQRADLVIVLQATPSLLRERIVRRGEPGEAGIDEHYLQRLAGAYGELFHRYDDAPVLVVDTAHFNPVDNDDDFRTLLSRIENMRGRKAFLNLAAP, from the coding sequence ATGCTCGATCACCTGCGCCGCATTGTCGTCGAAGGCCCCGTCGGATCGGGCAAGACCTCGCTGGCCCAGCGCCTGGCGCGCACGCTGCAGGCCCAGGAGCTGCCCGACCACGCGCGCCGCAGCCCCTTCCTCGAGCCGTTCTACCGCGACCCCGCGCGCCATGCGCTGGCGCTGCAGCTGTGGTGCCTGACCCAGCGCGCGGCGCAGCTGCAGCAGTGGCAGGCGGGCGTCGCCGCCGGCCAGCGCATGGTCACAAACTTCCTGATCGCCAGGGACCGCCTGCACGCCGCGCTGACCTTGTCGGAGGATGAACTGGCGCTGTACGACGCCATCGCCGCCCGGCTGGCGCTGCCGCCGCAGCGGGCCGACCTGGTGATCGTGCTGCAGGCGACCCCGTCGCTCTTGCGCGAGCGCATCGTGCGCCGCGGCGAGCCGGGCGAGGCCGGCATCGACGAACACTACCTGCAGCGCCTGGCCGGCGCCTATGGCGAACTGTTCCACCGCTACGACGACGCCCCGGTGCTGGTGGTCGACACCGCCCACTTCAATCCGGTGGACAATGACGACGATTTCCGTACACTACTGTCGCGCATCGAAAACATGCGCGGCCGCAAGGCCTTTCTCAATCTCGCCGCGCCCTGA
- the panB gene encoding 3-methyl-2-oxobutanoate hydroxymethyltransferase, with translation MSYLLDPSRKTITIPKLQAMRDAGEKIAMLTAYDSSFAALLDYCGVEMILVGDSLGNVMQGQQTTLPVTLEQMAYHTECAARGNQTALLLTDLPFGTYPTPEAAFASAVTLMKAGAQMVKLEGGDWLAPIVKFLVERSIPVCAHIGLTPQSVHALGGFKVQGKTDAGAAQLRRDALALQAAGAQVVLMEAVPAALAGEITQSLAVPTIGIGAGADCSGQVLVLQDMLNIYPGRKAKFVRNFMDGQPSIEAAVRAYVAAVKDGSFPAAEHTFSA, from the coding sequence ATGAGCTACCTCCTCGATCCCTCCCGCAAGACCATCACGATTCCCAAACTGCAGGCGATGCGTGACGCCGGCGAGAAAATCGCCATGCTGACCGCGTACGACTCCAGCTTCGCCGCGCTGCTCGACTACTGCGGCGTGGAGATGATCCTGGTGGGCGACTCGCTGGGCAATGTGATGCAGGGCCAGCAGACCACGCTGCCGGTCACGCTGGAACAGATGGCCTACCACACCGAATGCGCGGCGCGCGGCAACCAGACCGCGCTGCTGCTGACGGACCTGCCGTTCGGCACCTATCCGACGCCGGAAGCCGCGTTTGCCAGCGCCGTCACGCTGATGAAGGCGGGCGCGCAGATGGTCAAGCTCGAGGGCGGCGACTGGCTCGCGCCGATCGTGAAATTCCTGGTCGAGCGCAGCATCCCGGTGTGCGCGCATATCGGCCTGACGCCGCAGTCGGTCCATGCGCTGGGCGGCTTCAAGGTGCAGGGCAAGACCGACGCCGGCGCGGCCCAGCTCAGGCGCGATGCGCTGGCCCTGCAGGCCGCCGGTGCCCAGGTGGTGCTGATGGAAGCGGTGCCCGCGGCACTGGCCGGCGAGATCACGCAGTCGCTGGCGGTGCCCACCATCGGCATCGGCGCCGGCGCCGACTGCTCGGGCCAGGTGCTGGTGCTGCAGGACATGCTCAATATCTACCCGGGCCGCAAGGCCAAGTTCGTGCGCAACTTCATGGACGGCCAGCCTTCGATCGAGGCCGCGGTGCGCGCCTACGTGGCCGCCGTCAAGGACGGCAGCTTCCCCGCCGCCGAGCACACCTTCTCCGCCTGA
- a CDS encoding ABC transporter permease: protein MEIGTATADAFRLLASGDPGLWFIVWTSLVVAVLGLAIATVPAIAAAWLIATRQFPGRRAVVVVAQAFLSFPTVLVGLILYLLLTRQGPLGSLHLLFTPAGMVLGQAVIGFPVVLAFALSTLQGADVRLRETAWVLGAGRWRTFVTVLRELRFGLMAAVVAGFGRVIAEVGSALMIGGNIEGSTRTITTAIALETSKGEFAQGIALGLVLVALALLVNIGMAWLQGAGGFRR, encoded by the coding sequence GTGGAGATCGGCACCGCCACCGCCGACGCCTTCCGCCTGCTGGCCAGCGGCGACCCCGGCCTGTGGTTCATCGTCTGGACCTCGCTGGTGGTGGCGGTGCTGGGGCTGGCGATCGCCACCGTGCCGGCCATCGCCGCGGCCTGGCTGATCGCCACGCGGCAGTTCCCGGGCCGGCGCGCGGTGGTGGTGGTGGCGCAGGCCTTCCTGTCGTTCCCGACCGTGCTGGTCGGGCTGATCCTCTACCTGCTGCTGACGCGCCAGGGTCCGCTGGGCAGCCTGCACCTGCTGTTCACCCCCGCGGGCATGGTGCTGGGGCAGGCTGTGATCGGCTTCCCGGTGGTGCTGGCGTTTGCGCTGTCGACGCTGCAAGGTGCCGACGTGCGCCTGCGCGAGACCGCCTGGGTGCTGGGCGCCGGCCGCTGGCGCACCTTCGTCACGGTGCTGCGCGAATTGCGCTTCGGGCTGATGGCGGCGGTCGTCGCCGGCTTTGGCCGGGTCATTGCCGAAGTGGGCTCGGCGCTGATGATCGGCGGCAATATCGAGGGCTCGACCCGTACCATCACCACGGCCATCGCGCTGGAAACCAGCAAGGGCGAATTCGCGCAGGGCATTGCGCTGGGCCTGGTGCTGGTGGCGCTGGCGCTGCTGGTCAATATCGGCATGGCGTGGCTGCAAGGTGCCGGGGGGTTTCGCCGATGA